A stretch of the Coprobacillus cateniformis genome encodes the following:
- a CDS encoding ferritin-like domain-containing protein — protein sequence MEYYINEPYPSIDNLDMNIAYGQILLSNIGGLQCEMNAVSLYFYNHVILEQLWPELSQAMHKISIVEMHHLEIFAKMCCHLGVDPRLWDCQNDFLEYWSPGYNVYPRQINTMLENAIIQEQNTIQIYQHQASCIHEPIIQDVLNRIIKDEQLHVQILESFLYEYNHNLQTDI from the coding sequence ATGGAATATTATATCAATGAACCCTATCCATCAATTGACAATTTAGACATGAATATTGCCTATGGACAAATTCTTCTTTCTAATATTGGTGGATTACAATGTGAAATGAATGCTGTCAGTTTATACTTCTATAACCATGTTATTTTAGAACAACTTTGGCCTGAATTATCACAAGCTATGCATAAGATTAGTATTGTTGAAATGCATCATTTAGAGATTTTTGCCAAAATGTGTTGTCATCTTGGGGTTGATCCTCGTTTATGGGATTGTCAAAATGATTTTTTAGAATATTGGTCTCCTGGATATAATGTCTATCCACGTCAGATTAACACAATGCTTGAAAATGCCATTATTCAAGAACAAAATACGATTCAAATTTATCAGCATCAGGCTTCATGCATTCATGAACCTATTATTCAAGATGTCTTAAATAGAATTATTAAAGATGAACAATTACATGTTCAAATACTTGAAAGTTTTCTTTATGAATATAACCACAACTTACAAACAGATATTTAA
- a CDS encoding M23 family metallopeptidase, producing the protein MKKRSFKYKKALGITLALAVFLGGIGVVQRILDNHTSDFEDESVVKVEENKDNKDKKEEKTIETLKAPVKDGVGIVRYFYNKDDDAAKQEQSLILFEGVYRPNQGIDYSNKNEAFDILAAISGTVTKKTNDPVLGWIVTITNGDKISTTYESLSKVSVELNQTVKQGDVIGTSGENVYEADLKNHLHFILQKEDQLFNPEKYLGQALNTIK; encoded by the coding sequence ATGAAGAAAAGATCATTTAAATACAAAAAAGCACTTGGGATTACATTAGCATTAGCCGTATTCTTAGGTGGTATTGGTGTTGTGCAAAGAATTTTAGATAATCACACAAGTGACTTTGAGGATGAATCAGTTGTTAAAGTTGAAGAAAATAAAGACAACAAAGATAAGAAAGAAGAAAAAACAATTGAAACACTCAAAGCACCTGTTAAAGATGGTGTAGGAATTGTTAGATATTTTTATAATAAAGATGATGATGCAGCAAAACAGGAACAGTCATTAATTTTATTTGAAGGTGTATATAGACCTAACCAAGGAATTGATTATTCTAATAAGAATGAAGCATTTGATATTCTTGCTGCTATAAGCGGAACTGTAACAAAGAAAACAAATGATCCTGTTCTCGGTTGGATTGTAACAATTACAAATGGTGATAAGATTTCAACAACATATGAATCTTTATCTAAAGTATCTGTTGAATTGAATCAAACTGTGAAACAAGGAGACGTTATTGGGACAAGTGGAGAGAATGTTTATGAAGCTGATTTAAAGAATCATTTACATTTCATTTTACAAAAAGAAGATCAGTTATTTAACCCAGAAAAATATCTTGGTCAGGCCTTAAATACGATTAAATAG
- a CDS encoding glycoside hydrolase family 25 protein — protein MVRDGIDVSQYQGQIDWELVQKHIDFAILRCGYGQDIPGQDDPTFKRNADECTRLGIPFGVYLYSYATNEREALSEAKHVMRLIQDYKMEYPIYLDLEDPRVGRLTNEQIERNCRVWADELAKNNYFPGFYASYYWWTSKLTGAFFTRYTRWVARYAEELGAEGFDMWQYTDNGFVEGINAPVDRNFAYRDFPAEIRAGGFNNFEAEGPQQPEQPTTNYEVGDHVTFDHVYISSESSIPLIPYMNHGTITRIVAGARNPYLIGNGLGWVNNESITGTMRYLSNPTYRGDSLVDALTQIGVDASFASRRDLARKNGIENYTGSAKQNLELLQLLREGRLRQ, from the coding sequence ATGGTTAGAGATGGTATTGACGTATCCCAATATCAAGGACAGATTGATTGGGAGCTTGTACAAAAACACATTGACTTTGCAATTTTAAGATGTGGTTATGGACAAGACATTCCAGGACAAGATGATCCTACTTTTAAAAGAAATGCTGATGAATGTACAAGATTAGGTATTCCTTTTGGAGTCTACCTATATTCTTATGCAACAAATGAAAGAGAAGCACTTTCAGAAGCTAAACATGTTATGAGATTAATCCAAGATTATAAAATGGAATATCCAATTTATCTTGATTTAGAAGATCCAAGAGTTGGGAGATTAACAAATGAACAAATTGAAAGAAACTGTAGAGTATGGGCAGATGAATTAGCTAAGAATAACTATTTCCCAGGTTTCTATGCTTCATATTACTGGTGGACTTCTAAATTAACTGGTGCATTCTTTACTCGTTATACAAGATGGGTAGCACGTTATGCTGAAGAGTTAGGTGCTGAAGGTTTTGATATGTGGCAATATACAGATAATGGTTTTGTTGAAGGTATCAATGCTCCAGTTGATAGAAACTTTGCTTATAGGGATTTTCCAGCTGAAATCAGAGCAGGTGGTTTTAATAACTTTGAAGCAGAAGGACCACAACAGCCAGAACAACCTACAACAAATTATGAAGTAGGTGATCATGTGACATTCGATCATGTTTATATTTCTTCAGAAAGTAGCATACCTTTGATTCCATATATGAATCATGGAACAATTACAAGAATTGTTGCAGGAGCAAGAAATCCTTACCTAATAGGAAATGGGTTAGGTTGGGTTAATAATGAAAGTATTACAGGAACAATGCGTTATCTATCTAATCCGACATATAGAGGAGACTCTTTAGTAGATGCCTTAACACAAATAGGAGTAGATGCTTCTTTTGCATCACGTCGTGATTTAGCTAGAAAGAATGGTATTGAAAATTATACAGGAAGTGCAAAACAAAATTTAGAACTCTTACAATTGTTAAGAGAAGGTAGATTAAGACAATAA
- a CDS encoding GNAT family N-acetyltransferase codes for MSIKKSSVNDVQAIMKLVHQAQLYFKNNGIDQWQDGYPKDENIYSDIDKGHSYVLFQNNIMATMYFAFEDDPCYKDIDGQWLTNNQTYAVIHRIVVDENYKGQNLAKQLLDFAIEQCLQNHIYSIRIDTHHDNQSMQRFLTKNGFELCGQIMLESGAPRIAFEKTLNK; via the coding sequence ATGAGTATTAAAAAATCTAGTGTTAATGATGTACAAGCAATTATGAAGCTTGTGCATCAAGCACAACTTTATTTTAAAAACAATGGTATTGACCAATGGCAGGATGGTTATCCAAAGGATGAAAATATCTATTCTGATATTGATAAGGGACATAGCTATGTTTTGTTTCAAAATAATATTATGGCTACTATGTATTTTGCTTTTGAAGACGATCCATGTTATAAAGATATTGATGGTCAATGGTTAACTAATAATCAGACTTATGCTGTCATACATAGAATTGTTGTTGATGAAAATTATAAAGGACAAAATCTTGCAAAACAACTTCTTGATTTTGCAATTGAACAATGTCTTCAAAATCATATTTATAGTATTCGTATTGATACTCACCATGATAATCAATCTATGCAACGTTTTCTCACTAAAAATGGATTTGAATTATGTGGCCAGATTATGCTTGAAAGTGGTGCACCACGTATTGCGTTTGAAAAAACATTGAATAAATAA
- a CDS encoding GNAT family N-acetyltransferase, with protein MKIELLSLDEIDPCQLAIHANDPLVNRYLKNSFPFPYTLDHAMRFITHSLEHNALDFGIVVDGICIGCVGATFHKDVFIKNCEIGYWIGSQYWGLGITKRVVKMFCDYLFSHFTITKIYAEIYSENIASCHVLEANGFQKEGYLKKHVYKNNNYHDLIIYGLREEEYEY; from the coding sequence ATGAAAATAGAACTTTTATCATTAGATGAGATTGACCCTTGCCAATTAGCAATTCATGCTAATGATCCTTTGGTCAATCGCTATTTAAAGAATTCTTTTCCTTTTCCATATACATTAGATCATGCAATGAGATTTATAACTCATTCTTTAGAACATAATGCTTTGGATTTTGGAATTGTTGTTGATGGAATTTGTATTGGTTGTGTAGGTGCTACATTTCATAAAGATGTTTTTATAAAAAATTGTGAAATTGGTTATTGGATTGGTAGTCAATATTGGGGATTAGGAATTACAAAGCGAGTTGTTAAAATGTTTTGTGATTATCTTTTTAGTCATTTTACAATTACCAAAATATATGCAGAAATCTATAGTGAAAATATTGCATCATGTCACGTTTTAGAAGCAAATGGATTCCAAAAAGAAGGCTATTTAAAAAAACATGTCTATAAAAATAATAACTATCATGATCTAATTATATATGGATTAAGGGAGGAAGAATATGAGTATTAA
- a CDS encoding coiled-coil domain-containing protein, with protein sequence MKKLVLSFLVICSIFTMTVSSNQVGANDFAGNESKYIKLCSSSSLKKSDKKTCEEFNEYLRKKNSNLKNEIKETKKELSDTNNDISQVSSKINTLNSEISSKESEINYLLSSIEKVKKDITKKEEQMKQRLYVMQTTYNSNWMLDFLFGAEDFTTFFSRLTSLNDITSYEKELVADLTKQKESLDSQKETLLNAKAALQSQKNTQLALQDKLIDLKASQQKNIADSQAEAKKVSAAQQKIDAALEQLMSQAPSGGGGSYVPGSSAKGNAIAQKALTKLGARYWWGAPGGGFGDGQGLDNPNAKYFDCSGFVAWAHRQSGVKIGRTTAAGYSRSGKAVTRAQLQPGDVITFSYGSGVAHIGIYIGGGSFVHAAGNGSGTRGQYANQCVKTSQLAGYWEKYVYNYRRLY encoded by the coding sequence ATGAAAAAATTAGTTTTAAGTTTTTTAGTAATATGCTCTATTTTCACAATGACGGTCTCATCTAATCAAGTTGGTGCTAATGATTTTGCTGGTAATGAATCAAAGTACATAAAGTTATGTTCTTCATCTTCACTTAAAAAATCAGATAAAAAAACTTGTGAAGAGTTCAATGAATATCTTCGTAAAAAAAATAGTAATTTAAAAAATGAGATTAAGGAGACAAAGAAGGAACTCAGTGATACAAATAATGATATTAGTCAGGTTTCTTCTAAAATCAATACTTTAAATTCAGAGATTTCATCTAAGGAAAGTGAAATTAATTATCTTCTTTCTTCAATTGAGAAAGTAAAAAAAGATATTACTAAAAAAGAAGAACAAATGAAACAACGCTTATATGTTATGCAAACAACATATAATTCTAATTGGATGCTTGATTTCTTATTTGGAGCAGAAGATTTTACAACATTCTTCTCTCGTCTCACAAGTCTTAATGATATTACATCTTATGAAAAAGAACTTGTTGCAGACTTAACAAAACAAAAAGAATCGCTTGATTCTCAAAAAGAAACATTGCTTAATGCTAAAGCTGCATTACAATCACAAAAAAACACACAATTAGCTCTACAAGATAAATTAATTGATTTGAAAGCATCACAACAAAAAAATATTGCTGATAGCCAAGCAGAAGCAAAGAAAGTATCTGCGGCTCAACAAAAGATAGATGCTGCACTTGAACAATTGATGTCACAAGCCCCTAGTGGTGGTGGAGGATCATATGTTCCTGGTTCTTCAGCGAAAGGAAATGCTATTGCCCAAAAGGCTTTAACTAAACTTGGTGCACGTTATTGGTGGGGTGCTCCTGGTGGTGGTTTTGGAGATGGTCAGGGATTGGATAATCCTAATGCTAAATATTTCGATTGCTCAGGTTTCGTTGCATGGGCTCATCGCCAATCAGGCGTCAAAATAGGACGTACAACTGCTGCTGGTTATTCAAGAAGTGGTAAAGCAGTGACAAGAGCTCAATTACAACCAGGTGATGTCATTACTTTTAGTTATGGTAGCGGTGTTGCTCATATTGGTATTTACATCGGTGGTGGAAGTTTTGTTCATGCTGCTGGTAATGGTTCTGGAACAAGAGGACAATATGCAAATCAATGTGTTAAAACTTCACAATTAGCTGGATATTGGGAAAAATATGTTTATAATTATAGACGTTTGTATTAG
- a CDS encoding aldo/keto reductase gives MEYFDLPHTDLKVSRVALGCMRIANKSVEEVEELVKTALDEGINFFDHADIYGGGKSEEIFGQVLSRNPELRKQMVIQTKCAIIPGKRYDFSKEHIINSVYASLERLQTDHVEILLLHRPDALCDPKEVAEAFDELYESGKVKYFGVSNHTPFQIELLQKYTKHPIIINQLQLSIVHSVMIDAGLNMNMKENWAQDKDGGVLDYCRLKDITIQPWSVVQASWAEGTFLDNPDYLKLNNVMQRLADEYHVTKSAIAIAWLLRHPACMQPILGTTSIKHLRESVAACNIKLTRQEWYDLYLASDKPLP, from the coding sequence ATGGAATATTTTGATTTACCTCATACAGATCTGAAAGTATCAAGAGTAGCATTAGGTTGTATGAGAATTGCAAATAAGAGTGTTGAAGAAGTTGAGGAATTAGTGAAGACTGCTTTAGATGAGGGAATTAATTTTTTTGACCATGCTGATATTTATGGTGGTGGAAAATCTGAAGAAATTTTTGGACAAGTCTTAAGTAGGAATCCTGAATTAAGAAAACAAATGGTTATACAGACAAAATGTGCAATTATACCAGGAAAAAGATACGATTTTTCAAAAGAGCATATTATTAATAGCGTCTATGCTTCATTAGAAAGATTACAAACTGATCATGTAGAAATCCTACTATTACATAGACCAGATGCTCTATGTGATCCAAAGGAAGTTGCTGAAGCATTTGATGAATTATATGAATCAGGGAAAGTGAAATATTTTGGAGTTTCTAATCATACTCCATTCCAAATTGAACTTTTACAAAAGTATACGAAACATCCTATTATTATCAATCAATTACAATTGTCCATTGTCCATTCTGTCATGATTGATGCTGGTTTAAATATGAATATGAAAGAAAATTGGGCTCAAGATAAAGATGGTGGTGTTTTAGATTATTGTCGTCTTAAGGATATAACTATTCAGCCATGGAGTGTTGTACAAGCTTCATGGGCTGAAGGAACATTTTTAGATAATCCTGATTATCTAAAATTAAATAATGTCATGCAAAGGCTTGCTGATGAATACCATGTAACAAAGAGTGCTATTGCGATTGCATGGCTATTGCGTCATCCTGCATGTATGCAACCTATTTTAGGAACAACTTCAATAAAACATTTAAGAGAAAGTGTTGCTGCCTGTAATATAAAATTGACAAGGCAAGAATGGTATGATCTGTATCTTGCAAGTGATAAGCCTCTTCCTTAA
- a CDS encoding L-lactate dehydrogenase, which translates to MKESRKVVLIGTGMVGMSMAYSLMNTGGIDELVLIDIDEEKAKGEAMDLNHGIPYSTNKMKIKSGNYQECRDSDIVVICAGANQKEGQTRLELTKINTNIVKDIALKIKSSGFNGIVIVASNPVDILSYVVYKVMGIDKSKVIGTGTLLDTARMGYLLSEYIGVSSDDIEAYILGEHGDSSFISWTNTYVGCKTLLEYVDEKNLDMNDLNEIYDDVRNAAYEIIERKKATYYGIGLSLNKLINSIFNDTNKILCVSAYLDHEYKHKDIYIGVPCVINREGIKEVIQLPLNGVDQGKFDDSYEILRKLKVEVKKDLGLS; encoded by the coding sequence ATGAAAGAAAGTAGAAAAGTCGTTCTAATTGGAACAGGAATGGTTGGTATGAGTATGGCCTATTCACTTATGAATACAGGAGGAATAGATGAACTTGTTCTTATTGATATTGATGAGGAAAAGGCAAAAGGTGAAGCCATGGATCTAAATCATGGAATTCCATATAGTACAAATAAAATGAAAATTAAATCTGGTAACTATCAAGAATGTAGAGATAGTGATATTGTAGTGATTTGTGCAGGTGCAAATCAAAAAGAAGGGCAAACAAGATTGGAATTAACAAAAATTAATACCAATATTGTAAAAGATATTGCTTTAAAAATTAAGAGCAGTGGGTTTAACGGTATAGTCATAGTAGCAAGTAATCCTGTTGATATACTAAGTTATGTTGTTTACAAAGTTATGGGTATAGATAAAAGTAAAGTTATTGGAACTGGAACGCTGTTAGATACAGCACGAATGGGATATTTACTGAGTGAATATATTGGTGTTTCAAGCGATGACATTGAAGCATATATTTTAGGTGAACATGGTGATTCGTCTTTTATTTCTTGGACAAATACTTATGTAGGATGTAAAACACTATTAGAATATGTTGATGAAAAGAATTTAGATATGAATGATTTAAATGAAATTTATGATGATGTTAGAAATGCTGCTTATGAAATTATTGAAAGAAAAAAGGCAACATATTATGGAATTGGTTTATCATTAAATAAATTGATTAATTCTATATTTAATGATACTAATAAGATTTTATGTGTGAGTGCATATTTGGATCATGAGTATAAACACAAAGATATTTATATAGGAGTGCCTTGTGTTATTAATAGAGAAGGCATTAAAGAAGTTATCCAACTTCCTCTTAATGGTGTTGATCAAGGTAAATTTGACGATAGTTATGAAATATTAAGAAAATTAAAAGTAGAGGTAAAAAAAGATTTGGGTTTATCTTAA
- a CDS encoding YitT family protein, giving the protein MVYAKTKDKEEWKKHVTSMCCVLIASLIMSVNIKSFVRAGNLIPGGFTGLSLLLQRSALEFLGVSLPYSFINIALNAVPAFIGFKMIGKKFTSYSVIMIILNSFLVDLIPVAPITYDPLLVSVFGGILNGIAIVIALYGKASSGGTDFIAVYLSNKLKKPSWNFVFGINVVILMAAGLLFGFEEAMYSIIFQFVSTQIIERFHQRDQRVTLFIVTSKAQLLEQELMSYTHHGVTRLEGQGCYLKENKALLYTVVGADEVKDVVHLVKALDSKVFINTVKSEGITGRFYQEPLE; this is encoded by the coding sequence ATGGTTTACGCAAAAACAAAAGATAAAGAAGAATGGAAAAAGCACGTAACTTCAATGTGTTGTGTTTTAATAGCTTCACTGATTATGTCAGTGAATATCAAATCATTTGTCAGAGCAGGAAATTTAATTCCAGGAGGATTTACAGGTCTTTCATTATTATTGCAGAGATCTGCCCTTGAATTTTTAGGAGTCAGTTTGCCTTATTCATTTATAAATATTGCTTTAAATGCAGTCCCAGCTTTTATTGGATTTAAAATGATTGGAAAGAAGTTTACAAGTTACTCAGTTATCATGATTATTTTAAATTCGTTTCTTGTTGATTTAATTCCAGTTGCACCAATTACATATGACCCATTGCTAGTATCTGTATTTGGAGGAATTCTTAATGGTATAGCGATTGTTATTGCATTATATGGAAAAGCATCTAGTGGGGGGACTGATTTTATTGCAGTTTATTTATCAAATAAATTAAAAAAACCATCTTGGAATTTTGTCTTTGGAATTAATGTTGTTATTTTAATGGCTGCTGGATTGTTGTTTGGATTCGAAGAAGCTATGTATTCTATTATTTTCCAATTTGTATCAACACAAATTATAGAAAGGTTTCATCAAAGAGACCAAAGGGTTACTCTGTTTATTGTTACAAGCAAAGCTCAACTCTTAGAACAAGAATTAATGAGTTATACTCATCATGGAGTTACACGTTTAGAAGGGCAGGGATGTTATTTAAAAGAAAATAAAGCATTATTATATACTGTTGTTGGAGCAGATGAAGTCAAAGATGTTGTTCATCTTGTAAAAGCATTAGATTCAAAGGTATTTATTAATACAGTAAAATCTGAAGGAATAACAGGAAGATTTTATCAAGAGCCTTTAGAATAG
- a CDS encoding DUF1146 domain-containing protein has product MVYHIVNIVVYIISIALAMIGMSCFKFEEYIKRTKIREFYIFYIVTSVALGYLFASFVLTFGSMSFQF; this is encoded by the coding sequence ATGGTTTATCATATTGTTAATATTGTTGTTTATATTATTTCTATTGCCCTGGCAATGATTGGTATGAGTTGCTTTAAATTTGAAGAATATATAAAAAGAACAAAGATTAGAGAATTTTACATATTTTATATTGTCACTTCAGTAGCCTTAGGATATTTATTTGCATCATTTGTTTTAACTTTTGGTTCTATGAGTTTTCAATTCTAA
- the spoIID gene encoding stage II sporulation protein D, giving the protein MKTIYAKLLFVFVLIFMIGCLHYQDAITFIKSNYQAQNNQKDYIVKVKTKSKTLEIPLEEYLVGVVAGEMPVSFEEEALKAQVVASRTFVLSRKMNVDNTTNSQVFLTDSQMKKNWGNQYKENKEKVEKAVKETSYEVMTYQGKYISAMFFSSSNGKTVNCEDYFNGEVAYLKSVDSHWDLTIDPGNIRYKTFTKTQLANAFGVKSPNIEVTSHTESGYVKNVTVNGKTYTGREVREKLGLVSSCFQIDLTSKGYKFTTKGSGHGVGMSQYGAQAMAKENKSYKEILHHYYQNVEIKRIDS; this is encoded by the coding sequence ATGAAAACAATATATGCTAAGCTTCTTTTTGTTTTTGTATTGATATTCATGATTGGGTGTTTACATTATCAGGATGCAATAACTTTCATAAAATCTAACTATCAAGCACAAAATAATCAAAAAGATTATATCGTTAAAGTGAAGACAAAATCAAAAACGTTAGAAATTCCATTAGAGGAATATCTGGTTGGTGTTGTTGCTGGAGAAATGCCTGTAAGTTTTGAAGAAGAGGCCTTGAAAGCACAAGTTGTTGCTAGCCGTACATTTGTATTATCTAGAAAAATGAATGTAGATAATACTACAAATTCTCAAGTCTTTTTAACTGATAGTCAAATGAAAAAGAATTGGGGAAATCAATATAAGGAGAATAAAGAAAAAGTTGAAAAAGCAGTCAAAGAAACAAGTTATGAAGTGATGACTTATCAAGGAAAATATATATCAGCAATGTTTTTTTCAAGCAGTAATGGGAAGACTGTTAATTGTGAAGATTATTTTAATGGTGAAGTTGCGTATTTAAAATCAGTAGATAGTCATTGGGATCTAACGATTGACCCTGGAAATATTAGATATAAGACGTTTACCAAAACACAATTGGCTAATGCATTTGGAGTTAAATCTCCTAATATTGAGGTGACTTCTCATACAGAAAGTGGATATGTTAAAAATGTAACAGTTAATGGAAAAACTTATACCGGTAGAGAAGTGAGAGAAAAACTTGGATTAGTATCATCCTGTTTCCAAATTGATTTAACGTCAAAAGGTTATAAATTTACAACCAAAGGAAGTGGACATGGTGTTGGAATGAGTCAGTATGGAGCACAAGCAATGGCTAAAGAAAATAAGTCATATAAAGAGATTCTTCATCATTATTATCAAAATGTTGAAATTAAACGTATAGACTCGTAA
- a CDS encoding rod shape-determining protein produces the protein MKLSKEIGIDLGTANILIYVKGEGIVVNEPSVVTINTETNRPIAVGEEARDMLGKTPGKFQAIRPLKDGVIADFQITEILITHFINKLNLKGVFSRPTILICCPSNITSIEKSAIQDVALRCGAKRVYIEEEPKVAAIGAGLDISKPSGNMVIDIGGGTTDVAVLSLGDIVTSTSLKVAGDKMDAELIKYVKDKYKLLIGDRTAEEIKVNIGTAYGASAEDILDVRGRDLVTGLPHTIQLNAKETQEALEECCSTILRATKQVLEQTPPELSADIVNKGIFLTGGGALLHNLDKYLEEGLGVPVFVADNALDCVAEGCGIMLENTQYLK, from the coding sequence ATGAAATTATCAAAAGAAATTGGTATTGACTTAGGAACAGCTAACATTCTTATTTATGTTAAAGGTGAAGGAATCGTTGTAAATGAACCTTCTGTTGTAACAATCAATACTGAAACAAATAGACCAATCGCTGTAGGTGAAGAAGCAAGAGATATGCTAGGAAAAACTCCAGGTAAATTTCAAGCTATTCGTCCTCTTAAAGATGGTGTTATCGCAGACTTTCAAATTACTGAAATTTTAATTACTCATTTTATTAATAAATTAAACTTAAAAGGAGTTTTCTCAAGACCAACAATCTTAATTTGTTGTCCTTCTAATATCACTTCTATTGAAAAAAGTGCTATCCAGGATGTTGCTTTAAGATGTGGAGCAAAAAGAGTTTACATTGAAGAAGAACCAAAGGTTGCTGCTATTGGAGCAGGATTAGATATTTCTAAACCATCAGGAAATATGGTTATTGATATTGGTGGGGGAACAACAGATGTCGCTGTTCTATCATTAGGTGATATTGTCACAAGCACTTCTTTAAAAGTTGCTGGTGATAAGATGGATGCAGAATTAATCAAATATGTTAAAGATAAATATAAGTTATTAATTGGTGATCGTACTGCTGAAGAAATTAAAGTGAATATCGGAACAGCATATGGTGCATCTGCTGAAGATATATTAGATGTAAGAGGTAGAGATTTAGTAACAGGATTACCTCACACAATTCAATTAAATGCTAAAGAAACTCAAGAAGCTTTAGAAGAATGCTGTTCAACTATTTTAAGAGCAACAAAACAAGTTCTTGAACAAACACCACCTGAATTATCAGCTGATATCGTTAACAAAGGTATCTTCTTAACTGGTGGAGGAGCTTTACTTCATAATTTAGATAAATATTTAGAAGAAGGATTAGGAGTTCCTGTATTCGTAGCTGACAATGCACTTGATTGTGTTGCGGAAGGTTGCGGAATTATGTTAGAAAATACACAATACTTAAAATAA